A region of Ochotona princeps isolate mOchPri1 chromosome 2, mOchPri1.hap1, whole genome shotgun sequence DNA encodes the following proteins:
- the SLC2A1 gene encoding solute carrier family 2, facilitated glucose transporter member 1 — protein MEPSSKKVTGRLMLAVGGAVLGSLQFGYNTGVINAPQKVIEEFYNQTWIHRYGERILPTTLTTLWSLSVAIFSVGGMIGSFSVGLFVNRFGRRNSMLMMNLLAFVSAVLMGFSKLAKSFEMLILGRFIIGVYCGLTTGFVPMYVGEVSPTALRGALGTLHQLGIVVGILIAQVFGLDSIMGNEDLWPLLLSIIFVPALLQCILLPLCPESPRFLLINRNEENRAKSVLKKLRGNADVTRDLQEMKEESRQMMREKKVTILELFRSPAYRQPILIAVVLQLSQQLSGINAVFYYSTSIFEKAGVQQPVYATIGSGIVNTAFTVVSLFVVERAGRRTLHLIGLAGMAGCAVLMTIALALLEQLPWMSYLSIVAIFGFVAFFEVGPGPIPWFIVAELFSQGPRPAAVAVAGFSNWTSNFIVGMCFQYVEQLCGPYVFIIFTVLLVLFFIFTYFKVPETKGRTFDEIASGFRQGGASQSDKTPEELFHPLGADSQV, from the exons GTGATTGAGGAGTTCTACAACCAGACATGGATCCACCGCTACGGAGAGCGCATCTTGCCCACCACGCTCACCACGCTCTGGTCCCTCTCAGTGGCCATCTTCTCTGTTGGCGGGATGATTGGCTCCTTCTCTGTGGGCCTCTTCGTTAACCGCTTTGGCCG GCGGAACTCCATGCTGATGATGAACCTGCTGGCCTTTGTGTCCGCCGTGCTCATGGGCTTCTCAAAGCTGGCCAAGTCCTTCGAGATGCTTATCCTGGGTCGCTTCATCATTGGCGTGTACTGTGGCCTGACCACTGGCTTTGTGCCCATGTATGTGGGGGAGGTGTCGCCCACCGCCCTGCGTGGAGCCCTGGGTACCCTGCACCAACTGGGCATCGTCGTCGGCATCCTCATTGCCCAG GTGTTTGGCCTTGACTCCATCATGGGCAACGAGGATCTGTGGCCCCTGCTGCTGAGCATCATCtttgtcccagccctgctgcagtGCATCCTGCTGCCCCTGTGCCCCGAGAGCCCCCGCTTCCTGCTCATCAACCGCAACGAGGAGAACCGGGCCAAGAGTG TGCTGAAGAAGCTGCGTGGGAATGCTGACGTGACCCGAGACCTGCAGGAGATGAAGGAGGAGAGCCGGCAGATGATGCGGGAAAAGAAGGTCACCATCTTGGAGCTGTTCCGCTCGCCTGCCTACCGCCAGCCCATCCTCATCGCTGTGGTGCTGCAGCTGTCCCAGCAGCTGTCCGGCATCAATGCT GTTTTCTACTACTCCACGAGCATCTTCGAGAAGGCAGGGGTGCAGCAGCCTGTGTATGCCACCATCGGCTCTGGCATTGTCAACACTGCCTTCACTGTTGTGTCG CTGTTTGTGGTGGAGCGAGCTGGCCGGCGGACCCTGCACCTCATTGGCCTGGCTGGCATGGCGGGCTGTGCCGTGCTCATGACCATCGCACTGGCCCTGCTG GAGCAGCTTCCCTGGATGTCCTATCTGAGCATCGTGGCCATCTTCGGCTTTGTGGCCTTCTTTGAAGTGGGCCCTGGCCCCATCCCATGGTTCATCGTGGCTGAACTCTTCAGCCAGGGTCCTCGCccagctgctgttgctgtcgctgGCTTCTCCAACTGGACCTCAAATTTCATTGTGGGCATGTGCTTCCAGTATGTGGAG CAACTGTGCGGTCCCTATGTGTTCATCATCTTCACCGTGCTCCTGGTTCTGTTCTTCATCTTTACTTACTTCAAAGTCCCCGAGACTAAAGGCCGGACCTTCGACGAGATTGCTTCCGGCTTCCGACAGGGGGGAGCTAGCCAGAGCGACAAGACACCTGAGGAGCTCTTCCACCCTCTGGGGGCTGATTCCCAGGTGTGA